The Arthrobacter sp. Marseille-P9274 genome includes the window CAAGGCGTTCGCGGTCGGGGGCTTCGATCCCCAATACATTGAATAGGACAGCGAAGGCGCGCTCTGCTTCATCTGGCGCTGCCCAGTTCTCTTCGGCGTTAGCAATCATGAGTGCCAAATCGGCATAGCGATCTGCTGTTCCGAGCCGCCCAAGGTCGATCAGACCCGTGCATTGAAGAGTTTTAGGGTCCACCATGAAGTTCGGCATGCAGGGATCACCATGGCAAACAACCATATCGGTGCGCTCTTGGTCGAGCCGCACCGGTAGCTCTCGTTCGACACGAGCCAAAAGATCGAGCTGCGGCGTACTCTTGTCCTCGTCCGGTAAGAAGTCGGGATTGACGGCATTGCGGGACACCACATCAACGGCGCGTCCGAACATTCGCGACAGCCTGCGCTCAAACGGACATTGATCAACCGATAGGCTGTGAACAGCGCCAAGTTGCTGCCCCATTGACGGCCACGCTTTGAGCAAATCCGCTCCAGACAGATCAGCCGCCGGTACTCCCGGAATTGCCGTTATCACCAAGCATGCACCCTCCTGTTCCTCCTGCCAGTTGATCACCTCGGGGCAAGCCACACCTCGACCTTTGAGCCAAATGAGGCGGTCACGCTCTCCAGCGAGCTCACCGCGGCGGGAAGCAGGTGCGATTTTCGCGAAGGCATGCCCGTCACCACGTCGAAAAACAAAATCACCAGATTCTCCGCCTCTGACAGGCAACCAGTCAGAATGCGATTCACCAAAAAAAATATTAGTTCGATTCAATGGAGGTTCCTTCAGTTTTCTGATGAAGCGCGGAGGTGAGAGGTGGTCCCACTTGTTTGAACAACTAAAAGCTTATTTATAAGTGATACTCTGCTCTAGTTAAGCTACCTTATTTTGTTGTGGTAGCTGGTCATAGTAAAACTCATCTGGAGTCATTTTGTCCAGACTCGAATGAGGTCGTTTCAAATTATAAAATTCAAAATATGCGTTTAATTGCTTCTTCGCATCCAAAACATTGCTGTAGGCTTTGAGATACACCTCTTCATATTTAACGCTCCGCCATAATCGTTCAACCATCACATTATCAACCCATCGACCTTTACCATCCATACTGATTTGAATGCCATTTGATTTCAATACATCAATAAATGCATCACTGGTAAACTGACTGCCTTGGTCTGTATTAAAGACTTCAGGTCGGCCATATTTTTCAATAGCTTCATTTAATGTTTCTATGCAAAATGTAACCTCCATACTAATCGATACTCTATGCGCAAGTACCTTGCGGCTATGCCAATCAATCACAGCACATAAATAAACAAAGCCTTTTGCCATAGGGATATACGTTATATCCGTAGACCACACTTGATTACTGCGCTGAATAGCCAATCCTTTGAGCAGATATGGATATTTACGGTGAGCTTGATTGGCCTGACTTAGATTTGGTTTACGATATAACGCATTAATGCCCATTTTCTTCATTAAAGTACGTGTATGACGTCGTCCTATATGATGTCCTTGACGATTCAATAAATCACGCATCATACGGCTACCTGCAAAAGGGTATTGCATATGTAACTCATCCATACAGCGCATCAGCTTCAGATCTGATTCACTCACAGGTTTTGGGCGATAGTAATAACAACCACGGGAGACTTTCAGCAGCTTAGCTTGCTTAGATACTGAAATCTGAAGTGAGTCATCGATTAACTTTTGTGGTTGAAGCGACCCAGTTTCTTCAACACACCTTCTAAAAAATCAATTTCTAATGCCTGCTCACCGATTTTTGCATGTAGTTTTTTTAGATCGATGGGTGGTTCTGTTGGAGCTTTTGATTGATCGAAAGCTTGCGAGGAAGCTGAAATCAGTTGATTTTTCCAGTCAATAATTTGGTTTTGATGAACATCAAATTCAGCACTCAATTCAGCAAGTGTTTTTTCTGCTTTAATCGCAGCAAGTGCTACCTTAGCTTTAAAGTCATTTGAATGATTTCTTCTTGGTCTACGTGTCATAAAATACTCCATATATTGATGTTTATAACATCATTTGGGGAGCAAAATATCACTTATAAGTGTTGTTCAAATTTCCTGATCCACCTCTGTGGCTCAACCTGCGAAAAGAAACGAGTTGCTACGTAAGTCCGAGAACATGCTTTCCATGGTCTCTGAGCTCGCCTTTGGGACCGACATATCGGTAGAGAGTGACGCGCTCGATGCCGAGTTCCTTGCAGAGATCGGAAACTGAAGTATCGCGCTGGGCCATGGCGGCTTGCGCGAGACGCACCTGAGCTTTGGTGAGCGCGAATTTTCGTCCGCCCTTGCGACCGCGCGCTCTCGCGGAGGCGAGACCCGCCATGGTGCGCTCTCGGATCAGATCCCGCTCGAACTCGGCCAAGGTGGCGAAGATTCCGAACACCATGCGACCGGACGCAGTCGTGGTGTCGATCTGAGCGCCCTTTCCAGTCAGAACCCGCAGGCCGATCTTGCGGTCTGACAGCTCCTTCACCGTGTTGACCAGATGGGCAAGCGATCGTCCGAGGCGATCGAGCTTCCAGACCACCAGCACATCGCCGTCACGCAATGACTTGAGGCAGGCAGTCAAGCCAGGGCGATCATCACGACCGCCGGAAGCAAGATCATCATAGATATTGTCCCGTTCGACACCTGCGGCGCGCAAGGCGTCGTGCTGCAGGTCGAGAGACTGCGAGCCATCGGCTTTGGAGACGCGGGCATATCCGATCAGCATGTATCACAAACGTTGGTTTGAGGCGGCGCTTCGGCCACGATTGCATTGACCTCTGGAAATGTATCTCAACCAGCTTCATAAACAAAGCGTCTTGAACGCTATCAGATTTTGAAAAAGGAACATGTATGCCGCGTCGCGTCACTCTAACCGATCGGCAGAAAGACGCGCTGTTGCGCTTGCCGACTTCACAGACGGATTTGCTCAAGCACTATACGCTGAGTGATGAAGACTTTGGGCATATCAGGCTGCGTCGGCGCGCTCACAACAGGTTCGGCTTCGCCCTGCAATTGTGTGTCCTGCGCTATCCCGGCCGGGTGCTGGCTCCAGGCGAACTGATCCCTGCAGAGGTCATCGAATTTATCGGAGCGCAGCTTGGCCTGGGTGCCGACGATCTCGTAGACTATGCTGCCCGCGAGGAAACACGGCACGAGCATCTTGCCGAGTTACGGGGGCTCTACGGCTTCCGCACCTTCTCCGGACGTGGTGCGAGCGAGCTGAAGGAATGGTTGTTCCGAGAAGCCGAGATGGCGGTGTCGAACGAGGATATCGCCCGTCGCTTCGTAGCCGAGTGCCGACGCACCCGCACTGTCCTTCCCGCGACATCCACGATCGAGCGGCTTTGTGCCGCGGCTCTCGTCGATGCCGAGCGACGCATCGAGACGAGGATCGCCAGTCGGCTGCCTATGTCGATCCGAGAACAGTTGCTGGCATTGCTCGAGGAGACGGCTGATGATCGGGTGACCCGTTTTGTGTGGCTGCGCCAGTTCGAGCCTGGCTCGAACTCTTCGTCGGCCAACCGGCTGCTCGACCGGCTCGAATATCTGCAACGCGTCGATCTCCCCGAGGATCTGCTTGCCGGCGTTCCTGCCCATCGGGTGACTCGTCTGCGCAGGCAGGGTGAACGGTATTATGCCGACGGCATGCGCGATCTCCCGGAGGACAGGCGGCTTGCGATCTTGGCTGTTTGCGTCTCGGAATGGCAGGCGATGTTGGCCGACGCAGTGGTCGAAACCCACGACCGGATCGTCGGCCGTCTCTACCGTGCTTCGGAGCGTATTTGCCATGCAAAGGTCGCAGACGAAGCGGGGGTGGTGCGTGACACCCTGAAATCCTTCGCCGAGATCGGGGGCGCCCTGGTCGATGCACAGGATGATGGCCAGCCGCTGGGCGATGTCATCGCGAGGGCACTGTTGCAAAGTTAGCGATGAGGCAGCCTTTTGTCTTATTCAAAGGCCTTACGTTTCAAAAACTCTGCTTACCAGGCGCATTTCGCCCAGGGGATCACCATAATAAAATGCTGAGGCCTGGCC containing:
- the aph(3'')-Ib gene encoding aminoglycoside O-phosphotransferase APH(3'')-Ib; this translates as MNRTNIFFGESHSDWLPVRGGESGDFVFRRGDGHAFAKIAPASRRGELAGERDRLIWLKGRGVACPEVINWQEEQEGACLVITAIPGVPAADLSGADLLKAWPSMGQQLGAVHSLSVDQCPFERRLSRMFGRAVDVVSRNAVNPDFLPDEDKSTPQLDLLARVERELPVRLDQERTDMVVCHGDPCMPNFMVDPKTLQCTGLIDLGRLGTADRYADLALMIANAEENWAAPDEAERAFAVLFNVLGIEAPDRERLAFYLRLDPLTWG
- a CDS encoding IS3 family transposase (programmed frameshift); the encoded protein is MTRRPRRNHSNDFKAKVALAAIKAEKTLAELSAEFDVHQNQIIDWKNQLISASSQAFDQSKAPTEPPIDLKKLHAKIGEQALEIGFFRRCVEETGSLQPQKLIDDSLQISVSKQAKLLKVSRGCYYYRPKPVSESDLKLMRCMDELHMQYPFAGSRMMRDLLNRQGHHIGRRHTRTLMKKMGINALYRKPNLSQANQAHRKYPYLLKGLAIQRSNQVWSTDITYIPMAKGFVYLCAVIDWHSRKVLAHRVSISMEVTFCIETLNEAIEKYGRPEVFNTDQGSQFTSDAFIDVLKSNGIQISMDGKGRWVDNVMVERLWRSVKYEEVYLKAYSNVLDAKKQLNAYFEFYNLKRPHSSLDKMTPDEFYYDQLPQQNKVA
- a CDS encoding recombinase family protein; translation: MLIGYARVSKADGSQSLDLQHDALRAAGVERDNIYDDLASGGRDDRPGLTACLKSLRDGDVLVVWKLDRLGRSLAHLVNTVKELSDRKIGLRVLTGKGAQIDTTTASGRMVFGIFATLAEFERDLIRERTMAGLASARARGRKGGRKFALTKAQVRLAQAAMAQRDTSVSDLCKELGIERVTLYRYVGPKGELRDHGKHVLGLT